ATGAAATCAATACACAAGCAAAAACAAATACAATCCATCAATTAACATTCCCTAGGGTGACTCAATATCACTACTTAACTAACATAAGAACTTAACCACATTAGCCTGCTACCACAATATAAAACAAACTTTTCCTTTCATCATTTTCTTCTTACATTCATATAGATAACATCTACTAATTCAACCAACATAGGTACAATCTATCCTTATCCAATTCCCAAATTATTctttagattcattttaagagcaccaataccaaatgttcctaatccccatTTCTCTTTTACTAATAACATCATTAAACCATCATTGAACATCATCTATCAAATAATTAATCCATTACCATCTAGAGTATAATAATAATATCTAATATGTATACATGTCCAAGAGACAAACATGATAATGAATCAAATTCTTCCAACCAAGAACATATTCTCTACCTCATGCAAGAATAATCCAATGACATCATCAATCGTGAATCTAACCTTATTTTCATTAATGAATAATATCCGAGGTACAATATCATAATCTACTATAGGAGTCATGATCGTAATCCTATTACAACATTTCCAATACATATGAATACAAGATCCTTTACATAGAGATATATATTCTCAATCCACAAGTACAACTATCTCGAAGTACATTTAATCTCTTTTCAGTCTAATATAACTGTCAAGAATCATGATACAACAATTTACTACAAACAAGCATCCATGAGTTGAAGAGAtatgaatccacatccacgcacaagagaatccaacgaagaacatcccaatggaagaaggcatcaaaccacttgaccatgtggaaccataaggaaccacccccatgctaggagatgacacaagatcccactcacactctagaacTAGGCGaatacctaacaaccaaaggaaatcAACCACTTAGATGCCACAACAAAGAAGTAACACAATCAATaagccaaatcacatcacaagTCTAATCATATAACATAGAAACTCCAAGAGGCATAAGGAATagggacacatgtagggaaagagtgtcatcacattctatcctCACTAAGATCAGAAAATGgcacaccttgatagacatgtctTTACATACTATCCTCACAAAAAAGAGATTATACCAACCCTGGTAGACATGTGGAACTGTCTCAACTTACGAGAGATTCAAAGGAGTTTGGTTTGCCATAATAAAGGCCttcccaagattatcctaaaatatcctccctaggactaagcatTGGGGCtcaaaccaattattatcttgtttagataaatcttaattacccaacccatctagttaattattaatgttattacTTATTTAAGATGaggaaaactttcaatgtgccctagtggtctagactctaagcatccttatATGTAACCCCTTAGCAGCCTATATCTCACGACCCCAACtatcacatgaaatcccactctctctaaccatgttccaagacctttgGGTAATCTCATAACAACTACACAAGGAGGCTCATCATAATCATAAATATCCACATAAAATCAACATACTCATAAGAAATAAGAACAATAGCCAAAAGATAACATAAAGACCACAAGAGCCTCAATAATCACATAATCAATTCAAGAGAAAGGCCTACTCTTCTTGCCCAGCAAACAACATACTCCTCACCAATGATGCAATAATCAACTCGTTGGAGCTATAACAGATTAATCCTCTACAGTACGGCATATCAACTTACTGGAGCTAAAAAATATCATATCATATAACCAAATTTGAATAGTATACCATACTAGAAATCACAAGGAATTGGAAATCACAACCTCTAGTACAAAAATCACTCATAAAAATGACTCAGAACTCCAAAACTATCAAAATACCAGTTTATAAAGCATAATAGCGCTTATACAAAATGGTTTAGTACCTTCACTAACCAGTTTAATGCTTTTGGTTAACTAGGTAGCGCTTCCACCAAATTCATTAGTGCATGTAACAGATTTGATAGCGCTTTCATTTTTATAGAATAGCGCATTTATTAACTGTATTAGCGCATTCGATAATATTGTTAGTGAATATGATAAAAGAAGTAGTGTATATGAAGAAACATCACATTCACACAAGGGTTCAACGCATTTGCTGTGAAACTTAGAAAACGGAATTAAAGGATTACGACATCACCAACAAAATACATAAGGCTATTGAAATGATGTCAAGGCCATCCAAACAAGGATGAAATCTCATATGTAAATCAAAGGTCTTAACCATAAACATAACAAATCGATCCAAGTATAACAAATAGACCATAGTTGATACACAGAACAACTCCTATGACACACACATGGACATCATCTGCCTACAGGAGAAAAGAAGAATGCTAATACTAAAGTGATAAAACTCCCAATATTgctaaacaaggatataattccaAGCACAACACTCTTAGAGTGTAGGGAATACCCAGACACCAGAGACTCCCAAGTTACCACAGCCCATTCATGGCATTGCACACGAATAAgaaaacaaaacattcaccacCGGCATACAAATAAACAAGATCCAGGGAATATAATAATTTTTACCCCAAATATCGTTTCTTAAACTATACTATTAGTCACATTGCAACCAAAACTCCCCGTGGACAATTTTTCCAGAGATCACAACAAAAATTATTTTTCtggaaaaccaaaatgcaaaggaGAAGAAAATTGACCAACCTGGAAAATAGAAGTTATGTCAATTTAAATTTGATGAAGAGAAAATCCAAACCAAGCAATCTTCCAGCCAAATCTAATCAAGCTCCAAACAAATCAAGAATCTCCAGTATGTAAAAAATTACTTCTAAAAGCCAACCTAGGCAAAATCTCAAAAGATCCATAAATAAGTTTCATTCAAAAAATTTAACCAAAATCCAACCAATTAAAATAATCCAGAATactatatttcataccaacccttaCCCAAATTCGAGGTaagaaatataaaattataatatatacttACCCAATTCTCACAGCCAATAGAATAATAGGATAGGtagaaattataatatttaattatcccaaatagtaaaagagaaaagaataatagtataaataatcaataattaaaCAAGCCATGGGCACAATAAAATATAGAATCCCAATAACAAAATAAGGCAAGAGCATAATAAATAAGTATCCCAAACTAAATATTAAAGCCACAAACTATATAAATGATTAAATACTACTCAAgccaattaattattaaatatcaaactatacattaaattaatttaaatattaataaattatagtaaacaattattaattaattgattaaataatcataGCTCAACAAGGGAACCCGACATAGGGCAAACATCTCATCACAAGATATCAACATGacaactcacaccaagacactagactgacaaggatatcaacttaagcctagagtgtgtagagggaactcatgccatctccaattaactttccattgggataaaaaCATGCTCAAAtttgtgagactaggtggagtcgatgcttacTACCTACCACCCTACAACCACCACAGCCAcaaaacaacatatacaataacatagaTCATAAATGATCAGGAAAGTGAGCAAGAATCACGTCATGTCATGCTCACAaggagtggtatgacatcatctctatcacaaATATAATAGTAAGACATTCAGAATCAACATAGCACcatctcatccaatataatcatgaagtgggGTTAGCATAGTCAAGATGCCATCAtaacctcataagcaatataatccatttatgaacaatgagtgcatatcaatcatcaaatgtaaatccatccatcataataaCCAAAGATATATCATCATCCAATATAAATTACCATATATCAATATCCATATgaaatgtctagcatcatcaataagcATCTAAGATGTAGATAAAGTCATAAGCTTTGACGaaaacatcacataagagtctagataagtctattgaTGAATAAATCAAAAGTTGAATCAAGGAGGGACAATATAATTACGAAATCAATAAATTAAATCCAAGACATTTGATCAAAAGAAAATATCCTTTCTAGTAAAATCCtaaaaattatttttcaacatACTTTGGTCTATAGGTTCCAATTCTAAGAGGTGAGGTAAATAGTTTTTAGAAAACTACAACTTCATAGACCATTTCCATGTTAAGAGATGAAATTTTTGAGAAGAGATTAGTTTTGAGGGCAGGAAGATTAGTTCCATTAAATATATTGATTCTATCTAAACAAAATAAAGCAAAATTAGTCATCTATTAGATCATATTTTTTTTAGTAACATATAGTCTTTAGTCAAATTCCATCAAGGTGCACAAAATGGTAAGTTGTAATCTTAtgataatttttttgtaattttttgtaataagATAATCATTGCACTCTCTGGCAATATGTTCTTGCTAGAATTAAGATAATTCTCCACTTTTAGATTGTCAAGGATCTTTCCCTTGCTAATATGTTTAATATTTGTCTAAAATAATAACTTGAGAGCTCATGAAGGACAATATAAATTTATGGTAATGTCTTTTAGCTCAAGCAACATCCTACTTTTTAACCCTCGTGAATACCATGTTTCACAATTGCTTgcataaatttatattaatattctTGAATGAAAATTTCATATATTTGTAAGTTGTTAAGAAAGATCTAAATTGAGTAGAAGAAGATTAGATCTAATAAAGATATTGAACGCTATTTGAAAAATTGTAACAAACCTATAATTGAAATCTCCAATCATTTAGGTGATTTGAATTTTGAAGAGATGATTAACTGGAGGAATTATTTAGACTTGATTATTTTGAATATGATAAAATTATAGATCTGGAAAAGGTTAGAATTGTTAAAAGAAGATTTAAAGGATATGTTATTGTTTAGTTGaaataagtataataaaaaaaaatatgataGCGAATAAAATGATAACAAAGTCAGTATGAGTAGTTATAAAATTGAAGAAGTGATTGAAACTTGTTGATAGATAGGATAGTGGAGTATATTGAAGAATTTTATGTAAGATAATCATTAGGACTAGCTATAGTGAAGAGAGCAAGGAAAAGGTTGAAATATATCAATACAATAAGAGGGAGTATTTGGAAGGAATTAAGTTTAGCAATATTTCTAGCAATAGACTTGGtatttcaatttgcaatactacATGTGAGAAATTGAACAAGAGATTTGAAACTAGACAAAACCAACGATGAGGAAGTAGATATTTGTATGATGATAGAACACCTTACAAGGAATATTTTGAACCAAGAAAGAGTAATACATACAAAATGGAGGAGGtagtatttttttatcatgcaagaATGTAATAATTTACATGTAATAGTGAGTGAATAACTAGATATCCAATAACTAGAAGAAGATTTGAcatacatgataaaaataaaattttatggaACGTGTTGGTGATTTAAGCTATGGAACACAAATCCTTAAGGTTGGATAGTCTCCCAAGTGTTAGGAGTGTCAAACCTAGCAGGAATATCATGAAACTTGTGTTTCTTTTTAAAATAGTGCTTGGTAAAAATTTTAACATGATAGGTGATGCTAGCATGACACACCCTTCAAACCCACATGAAACACTTTTGTCTTAGAGCTATAAACTAGTTAGTTCACAAACAAAGGACTTCATCCCCATTTATCAAAGTAATGCGCAAACCCATGAGCACATTGGATCAGTAAATGCACAAGCCTGTGATCATAATGACCCAGTGGAGGTTTGAGCCCTGGTGGCCACAACAACAACACCACCATTTAACTAACATAGTATAGGAAGAACCCAAAGTATTAACTACTTAATGTGAAATCTATGTTTAGGTTGGGAGACTGGGAACTAATTATTTAGGTGGGTGAGACCCCCTTCACTTCTAGCTTTGCAAGACCAAGGTTActccattaattttttttaatatatatctcCACTAAAGAGTAATAATTAGTTCCTTGAGACAAATCATACTCATTGTGTAGTGCATCCATATTTAGGTTGTTCCTTTGTGTCTATATGATGCCTTTGGAGACTCAAGGTTAAATACCAAGTTAATATAGACAATCTATCACATAAATGTCaataaaatttgttttgtaataattaattataatgttATATACAATTAGACATGGCTATTGAAACATGTAGaaaagataaatttaaaatatatttatactgATTTATTTCAAGTGTGTAGATGATAATATGGGGAGAAGGAGCTAGTAATATATTGCTGCCTATATATAATGGGAAATAATGTCTTTGAATTCATATAAAACTTGGGCTCTGCACACATTCAGAAAAGAAAATGATAGTTGTAAAATATTAAAGTCAGTTTACTTAATTCTATGagcttttcatttttttttttagttttttagaaaGATACCTTACAAAATCTTTGCAAAGATTTTATAATCATATGGTTCACACATCCAATAATGCACACCATAAACATGGAGACACTCAATGAAGGTTAATCTGCCATTAATCATTTGATCTACAAAGCCTGCAATTACTTTTACAAATTTGGGATGAACTTAGATCATTAGAATACAAAATTCACAATACCCAAACTTAAAAATCATGAACCCTCTAGTTCTACTAGATAATTTTTTTTCCTTGCCAttcttttctctagtttatttCTGTATCCTTGTAGAAATGAGAAAGAATGTGTATATACCAAATCTAGGTTGCCAAAAATGAGAAATGCACAAACTTGTCTATGGATCCCAAATATATAGAATCTTCTATAGCTATAGGTTGTAGCCATATTATAACATCAAATATGTCCATCATATTTGTAGGTCTAAAAATTGATCCAATAAAGTCTTGAAATTTTTGTAGAGTTTCTTAGCAACCTACAAGTTATGGTCTACATACACTAACAAGGTTGTAGGAAATGAAGCATTATTTTGTGGGCTTCAATTTGTTctcgataaaaaaaattaaatacttgAAGGTGCTAATATGTTTTGGGCTAATGATTTTTCAAATAAGATCCAAGTATACATGTCAATACCAAGGGTAGGCTACAAAAATCATGTCCATGATTTGATGGTACTAGACTCCTAAATGTAGATATAGCGAATGTTTTACATTTTTTACTCAATATAAAAATCTTTTTGATCTAGTTACATGGTTTCAACTAGTTAGTGTAGCTATATGTTAAAGTAATTTATGCTCCCCTTTCGATATGGTTGTTATAAGTGTTTTTGACTAAGATACACAATCTTCACACAATTATAAGCTATAAAACACATACAACTGCATATAGGAAACCAATTACATGATCTCAAATACAGAAATTAACGCACAAATAGAAACATATAAAAATcatatttgtaaataaaaattcaCCACATAAACTCtactataattaatattaaaattaagcACTTTttcttaattataatttaatataagcATTTAAATTATAACATATATGACTATTACGAAAAAATAAATATGAATGGGATTTGGACCTTCCCTTGTAGTTTCTTATACTAATCTTAGCTTCCTCAAATTTTATAAAAATACAATTCTCTTTATTCAAATATTTAACCTCACATAAAGGGAAAAATACTTgattcccattgaatttataaactCTTCCTAAATAACTCACCCCTCTCTATCTTTTCGTCATGTCTCATTTATCCCCTTAGATATCTCGCTCTCTTATTCATAAAACTTGAGTTTTCTTTAAGAAAGGTAGTCTAATTTAAAGTCCCtttcttaaatatttttttatcctTCTAATTTAATTTCCAATCTTTAAATCCATTGTTACCTCTTCTCTCTTTATTTTTATGTCTTAAGCAAAATGTTGCTATATTCTAATTTTCCATGTAGCCCTTTTTTGTTCTTCCCTTCTTTATCTTATTTACATTCCACTCCACCTCTACGAAATGTTAAATAATATCTAGTACCTAGTCAAGGCATTAAACCCTCTAATACTTAGTGAGGGACACATTCATATGTTAATTTAGGCCTTAAATGTTATTTCTACAAATTAGTTATAATGGGATCATGTAACTCTCATTTACTTTCAGTTTCTTAGGCATTCAATGTTGTAATCTTCATTTACTTTAGTTtcctaaatatttaatattttaattagacATTTAGTGCTTATATCTTGTTAGTTGTTCTTAGTATATTACGCATTGTCTTTATAAAGAAGACACCCCATTGTATACTTCATACATTCAATCATTCATTTTATGCATTTAGCCTCATTTACTTTGAGATGGGAACCATATAACCATCATTTACTTTATGATGGAGTCATACAACCATCATTTACTTTTAATTTTCTAGACATTTAATATTTGCATTAAACAATTAATGCTTGTATCATATTAAATGTTCTCACTACAGCACACATTGTCTTTATAAATAAAACATCTCGTTGTATATTTCATCAGAAGCTAGTTTTTGCGATCATGGCTGCACTGGGGGTTTTGAGGTCAGTAGTCCTAATCCTATTATACTTCGTTTCGTATAACTCTTGCGATGGAGGGAGACTTCCGAAGCGGGCGAATAATTACAGAGCGGAATTGATCCGCAGAGAGTCCCGGTTGTCTCCATTTGCAAAAGCCCACAACCTGACCACACCTCAACGGGTGCGGCGATCTGTGGATATGAGCCAAAGGCGGCTGGAGAGGCTGCAGGCCTTGGCAACAGGACGCGCCGCAAATTTCTACAGCCCGGTGAGTGTAACCGACAACGAATTCATAATGCAAATGGGCATAGGGCGTCCCTCTCCACTTCTACAGCATATGATTGTCGACACAGGCAGCGACCTCATTTGGCTGCAATGCGGACCCTGCATTAGCTGTTATACACAAAAGGATGCCTTGTACAATCCCCATAGATCTTCCACATACATGAATGTTTCATGCAATAGCAAGTTTTGTAATGGGCTGAATTCAAATTCGTGCCGTTATCCTGACTCGTGCGGGTACTCGTATGGATACGGAGACGGTTCACTCACGTCCGGAAACATGGCCTCAGAAACTTTCAGTCTGAAAAGAAGTGATTCGGCTTCGTCCGGGTGGGAAGCTATTCCGCACATTGCCTTTGGCTGCGGTAACCAGCAGGAGGGTGATTTTGGTGGTGTCGCCGGTTTAGTTGGTCTTGGAAGAGGCGTCCTTTCTCTGGTGTCTCAGCTGGGCGAGACCATCAAACACAAGTTTTCATACTGCTTGGGATCTGTTGAAGACGAGTCCAGCGTTAGCCCTCTCTTTTTGGGAGACGCTCCGATTGCTGATCTTCCTGGAAAGTTTCAATCTACTCCTTTCATTGGAGTTAATGACTCCAATTACGTTTCAACTTTCTACTATCTTGACTTGCATGGAATCAGTGTTGGCGGCACGGCGATTAAATATCCGGCTTCTACATTTTTAGTTGATTCTTATGGAAACGGCGGGCTGATAATCGATTCCGGAACCACGCTGACTTTTCTGGCCGACCCTGCGTACGAGCCCTTCCTGGCCGCTGTCAAGTCTAGTATCAAGGCTAAGCCTGTGAATGCTTCTTCTATCGGCGGAACCGATCTTTGCTACAAAAGCACGGTGACCGTGTCGAAGCTTCCGCAAATTGCTTTTCATTTTGCAGGAAATGCAACATTTAATGTGCCTCCACGGAACTCGTTTCCCTTGGTAGAGGATGATCTAGGACGGAAGTTGCTGTGCTTGGCATATTCTAGTGCAGGGCCTGAAGGTTCCTTGTCTACATTTGGAAATATTCAGCAGCAAAATTACAATATCATTTATGATCTGGGCAAGAACAAACTCTCGTTTGCTCCTGCCATCTGTAACAGTCTATGATGTAAAAGTTTCTAATACTTTGCGCCCTCGATTAATAATATGTTCTCTTTTACAGTGCTTTCAACTTACTGCTAGTTCGAGCCAATAATCCCcacataatttttattttattttctattgtttTGATTCCCGATATGAGCTCGATTAAAGACTTTGTTGAGCAACTTATACCTAGCCGATAGGTTATATTATGTGAGCGATATTGACAGGAAACAAGTCTCGCACAGTGAAACAACTACTGATTTGCCGATTAACTGTTTTGGTTTTCTGTAGTTGATCAAATCCAATGAAATCTCGGAATCAAATCAGTATTTTAGTGGGCGATCAAATTGTATgaaatctccaaatcaaatcagattTATTGTTTTCATTCCCCGTATGATCTCCATTAATAACTTTGTAGAAGAATGTACATGGATTAAACCTCTTGTATATGCAGATGCAAAGGAACAATAGTTTGCAGCGGCTTTCAACCTGCAAAAGGTTCATGTATGTGTTTTGAACATTTATATATAGTCGTAATCATCTTTCGGAATATTATTATttactttcaaaaaatttctaaacTTAGTAAGATTTATATTTAGAGAGGTGTAGTTTTTTAATGTATTTATATGTCGCAATGGTTGAAGAATAGGATTcgtatttatttaaaatttaatttaatatttttttttatatagaaAATTTATATATTACAGAATTTGCTTTCTATCATAGAATTTGTTATATTTGCATATGATAAATCACACCCTCTCAAATATTCTACTTGTTTTAGAATTGGCATTCGAGGAAGGCTAATAATGTGTGGCATCTTCTTCACAATTCTACTCATGTGTGTTGGATCTACCTTGGGCTTAACATTGTTGGGAAAACAATTTTGGCTTGAATTAATTTTGTCAAACTTGTCACAATTTAAAATGGTCTCCAAATGTTACAACTATCTAAGGAATTAAGTTGGTTGATGTGTCTTAGTAACATATATTCTC
The nucleotide sequence above comes from Cryptomeria japonica chromosome 11, Sugi_1.0, whole genome shotgun sequence. Encoded proteins:
- the LOC131045980 gene encoding aspartic proteinase nepenthesin-1-like; translated protein: MAALGVLRSVVLILLYFVSYNSCDGGRLPKRANNYRAELIRRESRLSPFAKAHNLTTPQRVRRSVDMSQRRLERLQALATGRAANFYSPVSVTDNEFIMQMGIGRPSPLLQHMIVDTGSDLIWLQCGPCISCYTQKDALYNPHRSSTYMNVSCNSKFCNGLNSNSCRYPDSCGYSYGYGDGSLTSGNMASETFSLKRSDSASSGWEAIPHIAFGCGNQQEGDFGGVAGLVGLGRGVLSLVSQLGETIKHKFSYCLGSVEDESSVSPLFLGDAPIADLPGKFQSTPFIGVNDSNYVSTFYYLDLHGISVGGTAIKYPASTFLVDSYGNGGLIIDSGTTLTFLADPAYEPFLAAVKSSIKAKPVNASSIGGTDLCYKSTVTVSKLPQIAFHFAGNATFNVPPRNSFPLVEDDLGRKLLCLAYSSAGPEGSLSTFGNIQQQNYNIIYDLGKNKLSFAPAICNSL